From the genome of Triticum aestivum cultivar Chinese Spring chromosome 1A, IWGSC CS RefSeq v2.1, whole genome shotgun sequence:
TTGCCCTTTGACATGCCGACATTGGGATGTTGCTGGAGGCACAAGATAGTGTCGATGTAGCTTGATAAAAATCTCTTGGATACTTCAATTGGGGGAGCCAGCTTGTGGTGCGTGATTTCGTTTCTCACGTGCCAGCACCTCCACATTGTCATGAGAATAGGAAGCCGGACGTGCTCCTTTGTTCAGTAGGTGAAGGAGCCATTCTGGACCAGTGTTCTGCAATAGATCCACGTCCGGGAGGCACTAGTCTTCCGCCATTGCTTTCCAGAGAGCTCACGCTCTTGAACACATGTAGAGTGCATGAAAGGTGTCCTCTCGTTCCACCCCACAAAGAGCACAAATATCTGTTAATTCTAGGGTCCTCTTCTTTTTGTTCTCCATTGTAGCCAGAGAATTTGATGACACTCGCCAAGCAAACACACGTACCTTCGAAGGGGGTCAAGCGTCACCCTCACCTACTTAATGTTCTTGCAACTCCATCCCTATTTCAAAAGCGTTTCTACAACTCAGCACCTGTTGTAGACAGACTACACAACCAAGTAGGAATCCGGTATCCTTTTTCCATCCCTGCAGGCTAGGGAGTGTAGCGGTGTCATCGTCGGCGTGCTACAAccattttttagaaaaggaggatgtacccttagcctctgcatctgaacgatgcatgcagccatattattaattattcacaaagaccatacaagGTGATACATTAATAAGCCtaaagccaccatcttggcaacaccgtTGCTACTCCTGCTCCCTTGATGAAGGcgtgccgaatgtccgggcctaataccaaacagacatcgcaccaaagcctaacatctaaagccgggtgtctcatccaagCCACTATCTGGATTGGGTTCCACACCGATCTGgcacactcccagtgagcaccacacactgcaagggccgtcacctccatcaTCCCTCGGTCCATCCTCAGAGCAGAATTGAAGCACCGACCTTGTCAGGCCTCTCTGgcatcaacgccaccatgacgccagacagcttcctcctcctgcgtGAGTCCATCTATGCACATCAGACACCGAATCTCCACAGCGCCACGCCGCTGAGATCCGCCACCAACGatgtgtaagatgaagcaccgcGCCACCAAAGACgccgtcctctggtccctcgagcccgtgtgcacctccaagaatgacgcccccaagggggaaacgacaacagagagccgccgtcatccgatctactaatctagggtttcccccagaggtagcagagagtagccttgaacttctcctcggcgatgccttcaggaagggaacagCGCGGACAGCATCGCCATCGTCGGCcttgctgtaggatcgaaagtatgtctagaggggggtgattagactacttgaccaaataaaagcttatccttttcctaattttagttcttggcagattttagcaactttggacaagtcaagtaatcttaacacaattcaagcaagcatgcaaagagatatgagcaacggaaagtaaagcatgcaacttgcaagaatgtaaagggaagggtttggaggattcaaatgcaataggagacacggatgtttttgtcgtggtttcgataggtggtgctatcgtacatccatgttgatggagacttcaacccacgaagggtaacggctgcgcgagtccacggagggctccacccatgaagggtccacgaagaagcaaccttgtctatcccaccatggccatcgcccacgaaggacttgtctcactagcggtagatattcacgaagtagacgatctccttgcccttacaaactcattggttcaactccacaatcttgtcggaggctcccaagtgacacctagccaatctaggagacaccactctccaagaagtaacaagtggtgtgttgatgatgaactccttgctcttgtgcttcaaatgatagtctccccaacactcaactctctctcacaggatatggatttggtggaaagaggatttgagtggaaagcaacttggggaaggttagagatcaagattcatatggtaagaatggaatatcttggcctcaacacaagtgtaggtggttctctctcaaaaaaagtaagttggaagtgtaggtttgttctgacgGCTCTCTCTacaaatgaagaggtggtggaggggtatatatagcctccacacaaaatctaactattacacacaactcgccaatctcagtgggaccgaattgataaacttgatTGGACCGactcagcaaagctagtgaccgttaggagtttcggtgggaccgacatgcaactcggtaggaccgatatggttagggttagggcataacgtaatctcggtgagaccaattacacaaactcggtgagaccgattttgataataagctaaccagagagttggtcaggtaaacttggtgggaccgattcgctcatttcggtaagacagaaatgttacaaaagggaaacagagagtttgcattgcaatctcggtgggaccgatcgctcatatcggtgggaccgaaacgttacgaagggaaacagagagattacaatctcatctcggtgagaccgagatccctatcggtgagaccgatttgcctagggtttgtggcagtggctatgacatttgaactcggtggcgccggatagaaagaatcggtggggccgagtttgacttttggtttaggtcatatgtggatgtgagagtGTAAttcagggttttggagcatatcactaagcattttgagcaagagcctcattaagcaacacctcatccctccttaatagtattggcttttcctatagactcaatatgatcttggatcactaaaatagaaaatgtagagtcttgagctttgagcttgagccagtccttttgtgcttagtattttgaggggtccacttttctcatccatgccatgccaatcattgagctttcctgagatattaatcttgaaatagcattagctcaatgagctatatgttgttaggaattacaaaaaccacctagggatagttgcactttcacttggcaatagccaatagcaggttttcacccagatctgatcgaagacctccatctctcgtgcacgggccgccgcCATCCTTGCCGGGATCTAGATGATCCAGGCCGCCGCTGCCAGATCTCAGCAAGGAGAAGTTCCCCCACCGAGACCTGCCGGCCGAGCGGGGGAGGCCGATACCGCGCCCGCATGACCAGATCCACGATGGATCCATGCCCGTGCCGCCGCCCCGAAGCCAACCCCTCGCGCAGCCACCACGGCCTGGCCACCTGCTCGCGTCGCCGTCTGGCCGCCGTGCCGCATGACGCGCCCTCGCCGCaacagccaagactccaccgcgcCACCGCATCTCGCGCTACAGCCGCACGCCAGGAGGAGAAGAAGGGCCCCGCCGATGCGCACCGGGCTtcgcctggcggcggcgagggtagGGGATGGTGTAGGAGGCGGGTGCGGGATGGGGGCTAGGGTTCCCCTGCCGCCGCCCGCGAGAGCGACGCGAGGGACACGGGGTGGGGGTTGATCGGGCCCTTTGTTTGGTATTCTTTAAaattgggggagaatttcacttccccggcctctgcaccaactagggacgCATACGGCCATTTTTAGTATGAGtgccaagataaacatggtcctcgaAATTTTtaaaatgagtatcaagatattttttgatgagtgGTTTCATCACACACTAAACTTGACCCTCAATAGATGGAAAAAAACCcttgtgcatcacctgtcaattctaggaattgaactcgggtcgttagGCTACAGCCATGGAGGATGCAGTCCCAACAGCCGAGCTCCGCCGTATGTAGACTGTCGTTACCGAGCACATCCATGCTTGCTCTTTGCCGCCAAATGCCTCCCCGTCGACCGGATCGACGCATCCGGTACGCCACAGCACCGCGATGTACGTCCACGCCCACCCCACGCTCGGCCTTGCATTGTTGTTCGTGAAATCACCTCTGAGACAAGTTTCGACAACAACGACGTTGTTGCGGAACGGCGACAACGAACGACGACTATGCTAGTGCGCGATACGGCTGGACATGCTTTTGCAATTTTTACAACAAGAGTCTTgttacagaaaattaaaaaaaaaagaggtTGTGCAACAGGAGttttgttgcagaaaattagagaagAAAAGGCTTTGCAACAAAGACCTTGTTGCagaaattaaagaagaagaaattttGTAACAAAAGCATTGTTGCAAAAATTAGAAACTGATCGACTCGTACATATCCAATGGGACGGCTCACGGCCCGGCCGATCTTTTAAAAGGATCAGCCGGGGACGCGTAGCAGGCCCAAAAAACAAAAGAGCAAAATGAAAAAACTGGGTGACGCTCCGGTTCGCTGAGGGCGTATCGGGAGGGGAGGACGTGCGCGCTGGCTCGTTTGCCAGCGCGTCACCCAGCACATTTGTGCAAACTCTCAGCAACACGCAGCAAACGTCATCCGGCGATACGTTTGGCTGTTTTGCGATTTGTGCAAACTCCCAGCAACACGCAGCACATGGAAGATTGACAGATGCCGTGAGCCTTGTCACGCTCCATGATGCATCACTCGTACCCAAGATGATCGATATAGTCACAGCTCACAAGGCTAACCATAATTTTGTCCGTACATAATGAACGGATGTCAAGAAACATGTGTTCCTACATGTGGTGGACAGAGAGGCTGCCTCCCGTTTTCACCTCCGACATGTTCTAAGAGCCATACATCCTCATTGCTCCTTGTTTGGCTCCTTCCCATAATAACCTGGCAATGGCATTTTCTGTTCCTCTGTCCCATCTGAAAccgaaaaccaaaagaaaacaaagggagaGCAAACAAGGCGAGACGGAAGTGAAGGCTAGAATCGTCTCCGTTCATCCGATCCTGATCAGATGGCCCGGGTTGCGTCCAGCTGTGCCACCCTCGTGGCGCAAAGGTCCTCCCGAAACTTTGCAAACGTACAGATCATATCATTTCGATCCAACCCGAGGTTGAACTGATACGCGTGACAATGTATGTATGGTGCAGGAGGGGATATTCCTCCGCGATAACCGCCATCGGAGTGTCCGCgaagaaggttgaggagaaggcgGTGAAGCTGGGCACGGCGGCGACGGAGGACACCACGGAGGACAAGACGGCGTTCTGGAAGCCGGACCCCAAGACCGGCGACTACCGGCCCATGACCGGCACCAAAGAAGTGGATCCGGCCGACCTGCGCGCCGAGATGCTCAACCAGAGGTTGCTGCAGCAGCAGTGATGCGCGTGCTGCAAACACGCTGCCGGCCCAGGCTCATACCGCCATGTACAGCAAAACGTTGACGGGCGTGCTAAACTATATTTACTAGGCGCCATGTCGGACAACGACTTGTCGGGAAATTGCTTCCTGTATCACTGTATGTAAGTCTTTAGCAAACACTTACACATTTGCGTGTTCTACGCAAATCGTCTAAAATTTCAGTGACTTTGCGCATCATGACAAAATTTCAGCAGTTCAATTGCGGGAATTGCCATTGTAGCAACTTCTGAGAGCTCGCGCATGGGGTGCTTTCCATCTGACAGCCTTGTAACTGAATTCAATCCAAATTCATTTGCTATGAAAATCTTCTAATCAAAGAGGAGGCCCCTACTCTCTTTACTGGGCAGAAGAAGATGCAAGTTTCAACCGGCAATTTTGAACGAACAGCCATAGACATCTCCAGGCTGTATGCTGTCTGTGATCCGATGCGCACATGCCACGAACACACTCAATACGGCAATACGGGCAGCGCAAGTGAAGATTGATAATAATTGTGTATTGATCTATGTCTCAATGGGCTGTTTATATAAGTACAAAGTCTTGGAGTCCAAGTATAGAAGAGATAGATTACAATTCAAAACTACCAAAAACTAAACCGGCCGAATATACTCTAATATCCCCCCGCAGTGTCAACGTCGGGCGTGACGATGTTGAGACTGGAGCGTATGTCTGTGAAGGATGCATTGAGAAGCCCTTTGGTGAAGTTGTCAGCAAATTGCGcacttgttggaacatggagaacACGAACCTCGTCAAGAGCCACTTTCTCACGAACAAAGTGAATATCTATCTTAATGTGCTTCGTGCGACGATGCTGAACTGGATTAGATGCCATATAGACTGCTGAAATATTGTCACAGTAAACAATGGTAGCACGCTCGAGTGGCCGATGAAGCTCCACGAGGAGTTGCCGGAGCCAGACAGCCTCGGCGACAGCATGAGCAATAGCCCGATACTCAGATTCAGCGAAGGACCTGGAAATTGTATCCTGCCTTTTCAAAAACCAAGAAACAACATTATCACCCAAATAAACACAATAGCCGGATGTGGATCGACGAGTGTTGAGACAACCCgtccagtctgcatcagaatatacTGTCAGGCTTGTTGGAGAGGAAGAATTAATAAGGAGGCCGTGATCAAGAGTACCTTTGAGATAACGAAGAATGCGTCTAACATGAGCAAGATGAGGAGCACGAGGGTCATGCATATAAAGACAGGCTTGTTGAACAGAGTAGGAAATATCAGGACAAGTGAGGGTAGCATATTGAAGAGCGCCGGTGATGTTGTGGTAAAAAGTAGGATCGGAAACGGGTTCACCATTAGCCGACAATTTGGCACCAGTGTCAGCAGGTGTGTGACAGGGTTGACAATCAGACATGCCAGCACGTGAGAGCAAATCTATAACATATTGACATTGGGATAGAAAAAGAGTAGAGGAAGTACGAGAAACATTAATGGCAAGAAAATGATGTagaggaccaagatcagtcatagaaaattcatgATTGAGAGAAGAGATTATTTGGTGGAGGAAATTATCGGAAGAAGCGGTGAGAATaatatcatctacatataataAAAGATAGGCGGTTTGATTAGAGGAATGAAAAACGAAGAGAGAGGAATCGGATTTAGAAGGAACAAAGCCGATGGTTTGGACAAAGGTAGCAAAGCGTTGGAACCAGGCTCGAGGAGCCTATTTGAGACCATACAATGATTTGTTAAGGCGACAGACAAGAGTTGGTGAggagggattttcaaagccagaGGGTTGCTGGCAATACACAGTTTCATTTAGTGTTCCATGGagaaaagcatttttaacatctaGTTGGTGAATAGGCCATGAAGAGAAAACCACAAGACTAAGAACAACACGAATGGTGTTAGGTTTTACCACAGGAGAAAAAGTCTCTTCAAAATCAATGTTGTGCTGCCGGGAAAAACCACGACAAACCCAGCGAGCTTTGTAGCGAACAAGAGAACCATCGGCATGAAACTTGTGGCGAAAAACCCACTTGCCAGAGACAATATTAACACCAGGTGGTTTTGGAACTAAAGTCCAGATGTTGTTTTGCTGTGGAGCATCAAATTCGTCTCGCATAGCAGAAAACCAAAGAGGATCAAGAAGAGACCGTTTGTATGAAGTGTGAATAGGGGAGACGGTCGGTGTGGCCGTGAGATTAAGACGGCGAGTAGGGAGATGAAAACCACGTTTGCCACGAGTACACATGACATGATCGTTGGTGGGAGCTTGAATAGGTACAGCATGTGGAGGAATGGGTGAGGAAGGACTAGGGGCTATAGGAGAAGGAGATGAAGCAGGAGGTGTAGAAGATGGGTCAAGGGATGAGGAAGGGGAAAGGTTGTCTGTAACAGGAGTGGAAGGCGGACTGGCTTGTGTAGTATCGACCGTGGACGGGGTGGTAGTGGTGCTTGTTGATGCGGTGGCGGGTGGGGAAGGTTCCGCGGCCGAGATGATGCGAAGAAGAGAAGATGGATGGGTAGTGGAAGATGGtgagggagaggaagaggcagTGGTGGCAacggcaaagggaaaaacatgctcatcaaaggTGACATGTCTCGAGATAAACACACAACCGGAAGAGGGATCGAAACAGCGATGCCCTTTGTGATCATCGGAGAGGCCAAGATAAATGCAGGGTAGAGATCATGGGGCTAGTTTGTGAGCTGTGATGGATGTGATGTTAGGAAAGCATAGGCAACCAAATACCCGAAGAGAAAGGTAGTCGGGATCAGATAGAAGAAGTGATTGAAAGGGTGTATAGCGAGGACACGTTTTGGTGGGCGGATGTTAAGAAGAAGGGTAGCAGTGCGTAGAGTTTCGACCCAAAAAGGGGGAGGAAGAGATGCTTGGATAAGTAGAGTGCATAGGATATCGTTGATGGAACAAAGAGAGCGCTCAGCCTTCCCGTTTTGAGAGGAGGTATAGGGACAAGAAAAGCGTAGAAGAATGCCATGGGAGAGGAAAAATGTGCAGTTGGTGACGTTGTCGAACTCACGCCcgttgtcacattggataaagcgaatagGTAGGTCAAAGTGTGTTTGGACGTAAGTGCAAAAGGTGAGAAAAAGTGGATGTACATCAGATTTAGCAAGTAGAGGGAACGTCCATATGTAGTGAGAATAATCATATAAAATCACAAGATAATATTTATATCCAGAGACCAATGCCAGAGACACTAGGAATAGGAGAGGTCCATAGATCACAATGTAAAAGCTCAAAAGGAAAAGTGCTAACAGTAGATGATGTTCCAAAaggaaggcgaacatgtttgccgcaTTGGCATGCCACACAAAGAGAAGAATCATGTGACACGCTAGTGCTAGGAATAGAAAATTCTTGAAGTAGAGATGACATCGTTGAATTATTGGGGTGACCGAGCCGACGAAGCCATAGATCAACTGAAGCCAGCATGGCGCGAGGAGAGGATGCAAGCGCGCCATGAAGTGGATAGAGATCGTCTGTGCTATTGTAGCGAGCGAGAAGTGTCCCCGTTCTGAGATCCTTCACAGATAGACCAAAAGGATCAAATGCTAGAATGACAAGATTATCAATGGTAAATTGACGAACAGAAATAAGATTTTTGATTAAAGAAGGAACAACAAGAATATTGcggagttgaaaattggcatgatttGTTTGTATAGAAGAGTGACCGGTGCAAGAGACGGGAACAAGGGAGCCATTGCCTATGGCGATGGAAGAATAAGCGGAAGGAAAACAAGCTGACAGAATATCCATATTTGAAGACATATGCGAGGATGCACCGGAATCTAAAATCCAATCCGTACCTTGGTTATTGAGTGTAAAGTTGTTCATGGCGGCGATGAAGGCAGCTTGATCCCAGGCTGGCTGTGGTGGAGGAGCTAGCGGTCCGGGCGCAGGCGCATGCGCGAACGGCATGGGTGAAGCATGGTCGTAGGCGTAGGGCGCATAGGGGACCGGCAGGTAGCCATGAGGTGATCCTTGGATGACTGGCGATGGAGAGGTCGTGACATTGTAGACATGAGGCGGTGGCCGTGGACCAAGGAGGCCAGGAGAACCGGTAGCAGGGCGAAGGCCCGGGCTCCAGTTCCCGGTGTACGCGGGAGGAGCGCCGTATGGAGATGGCACCGACCAGGGCATGCGCCACGCCTGAACTAGACTAGTCCAGGGGTCTTGCTAAGCGGCTGATGGAGGAGGCGCCGatggtgcagccggtggtggtggagcagcaggtCGAGGCTGTGGCGACCGGTAGACGGGATTTTTGCCCCGATAGTTAGGACTCGGGCGCCATCCTGGAGGAGCCGAGGATGTAGGCGTCGGTGGAGCAGGCGATGGAGGCAGCGCAGATGGTGTAGAGGGTCGGGCAACGTGAAACACCTGGCAAGGATGCGTCGCCTTGCACGCCTGGTTCTGTGCCTCAAGCTGCAAGATGGAGCGGACCTCCGCGAAGGAGGGGTAAGATCGCAACATAGGGATGAAGACGACCTGCTTCTCGAACTATTCCCCAAGGCCGACGAGGAAAACGTTGATGAGGGTCCGATCCTCAACGTGATCACCGAGCTCATGGAGTTTGTCGTCGAACGCCTTGATGCATTGGCAATAGACAGTGACCGGAGAGTCACCTTGTATGCTGGTGCGGAGCTCGATGTGTAGCGCGTTAACATGTGCATCAGAGTTGTCCTGGAAGAGCTGCTGAAGAAAGGCCCAAAGTTCAGCGGTGGTGGCGTCGTCGTTGGAGACGAGGTTGAAGAGCCCGGTGGAGATGCGGGTATATATCCATTGGATGACGGTGAGATCATCCTTGATCCAGCGAGGGTCGGTCAGCCACGGGGGAGCGGCTGGATTGATGTGATGGCGGAGACCACAACGGCCGAGGTGGATGTGGAAGAGGTGGCACCAATGGTAGAAGTTGTGGGCGGTGAGGTCTAGGGTTATCAGGATGAAAGCTGAGACATCGGCAATAGTATCGGCGAGGGAGAGCTGAGGTGGTTGGGGTGGGGTAGAGTTTTGGGTAGAGGTTGAAGAAGATAGAGGAGCAGCGCCGACAGCGCGGAACTCGGTGATAGTGAAGAGCTGCCGCGGCGGCAGCGAGGGAGGAGTTGGCGGCGAGGCCATGCCGAGGACAGAAACCTAGGCGTCTGATACCATGAAGATTGATAATAATTGTGTATTGATCTATGCCTCAATTGACTGTTTATATAAGTACAAAATCTTGAAGTCCAAGTATAGAAGAAATTGATTACAATTCAAAATTACAAAAAACTGAACCGGCTGAATATACTCT
Proteins encoded in this window:
- the LOC123138974 gene encoding late embryogenis abundant protein 2, which translates into the protein MARVASSCATLVAQRRGYSSAITAIGVSAKKVEEKAVKLGTAATEDTTEDKTAFWKPDPKTGDYRPMTGTKEVDPADLRAEMLNQRLLQQQ